In the genome of Paenibacillus pabuli, the window ATTTCTAGCCTCCAAAAGCCTTAATTGCTTTTGAAATTGAATAGGACTTAATCCCGTTGCACTTTTAAACTGACGATGAAAGGTATTTATAGCCATACCCGATTTTGATGCCATCTCACCGATGTCTATGGGCCTCATAAAATTATCGCGAAACCATTTTACAATTTGAGAAATCTTGGCAAAGTTACTTTCCCTCATACCCAGTTGTCTCAGATACCATCCTTGCGGTCCCATCAGAACGCGATAAAGGATTTCACGTTCATAAGCCGGTGCAAGAGCCGGAATATCTCTGGTTGACTTAGTTAATCGCAATAAGCGTAGCCATGCCTCCATGAATTCAAGATCCATCTCACAAGCTGCGAACTGCGCTGAAGAAGTTGGGATTAGATTTTCAGGCAGATCTCTTAATAAGCGCTGAAGAACATTCTGATTTATCGCAAGACCAAGAGACATGTAAGGGCCGCCATTCCTATCTGGATGCACACTCGCCTTTGCAGGAACATGTACAGGCAGAACATAATATGAGGGGCCTCCCAGTGTAGTTCTGCGCTCCCCGATTGAAAGCATCTTTGTTCCTTGAACCGTAAAACCAATCATCGGCTCGTAGAGCGCTGCAAGCTGATGAGCAGGAATATCTCCCTTAATCATACTCAGCCCTGGAACTTCGGTTTCAATTGGTCGAGTGCCTGCACATTTCATTAATTTGATAATTTCATCAATAACTTTTTTCATACACCTATCTTATCAGATGAATCTGTATCCCTCAACACAGCTCTGAAATGAAGCAGCATTTTTAGGCTCATCTAACGTTATAAAGGAAAGACATTTTCTGTTTGTTATAATTACACGTGGTGTTTTTAGGCAATTTAAAGGTGTGATTAGATCTATATTATTTACGCAGAGAATACTAAAATAAAGTCCAGATCGATCACAAGAAAGGGTGGATATGATGAAAATTGCAATCGTAACAGGTGGAAGTAATGGCATTGGAAAAGCGACGGCTCTGGAGCTAGGCAAGCGCGGAATTAGCGTGATTCTCACATACAATTCCTATAAGGATAGAGCAGAAGCGGTCGTTAAGGAAGTGGAGAAAAATGCAGGAGTTCGGGCTGTAGCACTGAAGTTAAATCTGACCCAAATATCAACATTCGAAGGTTTCGCCTTAGAAGTCAAGCAGTACCTCAACGATATCTGGGACAGAACAACTTTTGATTACTTAGTTAATAATGGTGGTATTGGCGGACCTATGATGTTCAATGAGATGACCGAAGAATACTTCGACAACATTCTTAATACGAACTTTAAAGGACCCGTTTTTTTAACACAACACCTTGTGCGATTTATGGATGATCATGGAGCCATCGTTAATACTACGAGTTCATCCAAGAACCAATCATTCCCAGGTTACTCTGCCTACGGCTCGTTAAAAGCAGCCTTCTCCACATGGACTCGTTATATCGCCAAAGAACTTGCACCTCGCAACATTCGGGTCAACGCCGTTTCTCCCGGCCCTACGCATAGCAATTTCGGCGATGGAGTATTCGATAAACATCCCGAATTCATCAAACCACTGGCTGAGCAATCTGTATTTGGCAGAATAGGCCAACCAGAAGATCTTGCGAAGGTCATTGTGAACATATTGTCCGATGATTTCGGCTGGGTCACAGCCCAAGACATCGAAGTATCTGGCGGACACTTGCTCTAAGCGTGTGAGAACGACATGGGGGGCGCCATCTTGAAGAAACGCCAGAGGCTAAACATTGACACCAATCCAACTCTCACATATTTTTAAAAATCGAGAAAACAAAGATTACATTTCTAGCTGTATATACCACTGTAATTCTTGTTATACTCCCATCATAGTAGACAGTAGAAATAACTCTACTATGATGGGAGTTTTGTATGCCAGGGGAAGCCAATGTCATTTGAAATCAATATTCATGTTGTAAAGCGTTTTGATTAACGACAATATAGCCACTCTTCTATATATAATTGGCACACTAATGACTATTTTCCCTCTGAATATATAAATACATAATTCCCTTCATCCGAGTTCTCTTCTGAGAAAACAAAACCTAACCGATCAAAGTTTCTAATATCCTCCACATCTGTAATCTTCCGCTCTGCCATATACCGCACCATCTCACCTCTCGCCATTTTGGCCCGTGTTGCCTTTTCAACAAGCTTCCCATCGACCATTTGTCCAAATACACAAGTGATCATCCGGGTTTCCTCCTTCAGAAAAGGGGTGATGTTCTTGCTATACTCTTTGGAAGCCAGATTCAGAATGCAGTTACTTTCCGCTTGAAGCTGATCGGCCAACTTGCTGCCCCAGAATTGATAGAGCGATTTGAAACCTGGACCTTGCAGCCTGCCCTGCATCTCCAAGCGATAAGGGGTAACCCCATCCAAAGGCCGCAACATGCCATAAAAACCGGATAAGATACGTAAATGCTGCTGAAGATACTCCAGTTCCTCATGTTGAAAAACACCCGGAGCCATATACTGATACTGAATGCCCTCATAGGCATAGATGGCTGGCGTAAGATTTGCTTTTATATTCATATTCCGAATCCGCTCCACGTTCTGTTCGGCGATTGCATCGTTACACTTCCACATTGTTTTGAGCTCGTCATAGGATAACTTTTGAAGCAGACTTAATAGCTGTTCTGATTCGTTTATAAATTGCGGCATCTGCGCGATCGCCATAAGATCGGTATCGATCTTCATCTTTTTAGCTGGTGATATAATAATTCTCATCGTGCTGATCCATCCTTAATCTACCGTTGTTATTGTCGTTATCCATTGTACAGGATTGGCTAAGTGAATCCAATGGTGAGGCTCACTGTTTCTCCTCGCGGTATCTTTGAAAAGACTCAAAAATGAACAAGTCAGCCCACAATTGGACCGGCTTGTTCATTAGATTCAATAAATTCAATTGGATGAGAAAGTATTAAGTGCATTTAAACCGCTATTAGGGAGATACGCTTCCCGCACTGCTATTTTGCTCTACTTTAGTACCTGGCAATTGAATCATTGGCGTGTTGGACCCACTTACATATGGAAGGGCTCCGTCCCATTTCTTGATCGTTTCATATTCAACGAGTTGACTCGATAAGGATTGTTGAAGCTCTTTATTGGCTTTAGCTTGACCTTCTGCTTCGATCAATAGTTTGTCTGCATTACCTTGTGCTTCCACGCGCTTACGTTCTGCTTCTTTCTTGGCGATCTCCAGTTCAGTCGTTTTACGTTCCAGTTCTTGAGATGCTTCGACACGCTTATCGATGGCTTCCTGAGTCTTGGCGTCAGGTTGAGGAACACCCACAGTAACGTTGGATACAATAAAGCCTAACTCTTTAACGTCATCAGAAAAACGTTGCTGGACGTCTACGCCTGCGTCGGATGACTTTTCACCATACACATCAATGACTGTAAACTTGGAAATGCCTTTACGAGCTGCGTCACGGAAACGTGTTTTGAGATATGTATCCTCAATTTCTTGAATGCTAATTGGCCCAAATGTATTAAAGATAGAAGATACTTTACTTGGTTCTACTTGGTAGTTATAAGCAAAATCAATTGTGATGTTTTTTCCGTCAGAAGTCGCAATTTGAATATCTTTGTACTCAACCGTTTGAATTCGGATCGGATATTTCGTCACTTTATCAAACGCTCCAACGAGTTTCCACCCTTGACTCAGTGTACTGTCTTTTACACCTCCATTGGGTGAATATACAACCCCGACATATCCATTAGGAATTCGTGTTACAAAGAAAGTCACCAGTAATACTCCCACGATAATAACCAATGCAACCGTGATCGCCCCTACCCTAAACGTCTTTGAATTTTTCATCAACATTCTCCTCTTGTTTGAATTTATCGTACTTTTTCAGAATTCTACTACCTATTTTATTGAATAGCGGGATCATTAATGCCCATAGAATAAATGCTAGGATCAAGATTAAAATGATTCCCCCAATAAATGGCATATTCGTCCTCCCCTCTATGGATGTAACCAAGCACAAATTTATAAATAGCAACTAATTATATCCTTCTTTATATATACTTTGTAAAATCGTATTCGGTTTCAATGATATTCAGACACCATTCCAATATTCTTCTACAGCTAAAAGAAACCCCGGTAGCACGTCTGCATTCAGCAGCGTACAGCCGAGGTTCATCATCATTATCATTTCACATTTCAGATATTACACTATATATCTCTACCTAACTCATCTCGTAAAATCATGCTGCCCAATTGTCAGCAAGGTCGGTCTGCTCTTACTCCACATCGATGTGGCAATCTTCGGATTGTAATAATACAGCGCACCATGCGTAGGATCAACACCATTCAACGCTTTACGCGCTGCCTTATACGAGGTCGCCGTCGGCTTTGTATTAAACTGTCCATCGTCTATGGCCGTGAACTGCCCTTTTTGGAAAATTACTTTCGGGATTGATGACGGGAATGCATTTGAATGCACTCGGTTCAAGACAACCGCGCCTACAGCAACCTGTCCTTCAAAGGATTCTCCGCGCGCTTCACCATGGATCAGCTTTGCCAACTGGCGCAGCGTCTCTCCCTCGGCCTTGGCCTTCTTGTTCAGTCTATTCAGTGTTGCCGGACCTGCAATCCCATCTGCACTCAGCCCCTGAGCCTGTTGGAACTTACGGACGGCGCCTTTGGTGATAGAACCGTAATATCCGGTCAATCCAGCTTTAAAATACCCCAGATCACTTAATTGCTCCTGCAATTGCAGCACATGTTCACTGCGAACCCCCTGCTCCAGCTTCTGCGCTCCCGCAGAAGGAGCTGCCACGGTCAGTCCCAGAGTCATCGCGCAGGCACCGAGAAACATACTGACCAGACCTGCTTTTTTGCCAGCCTTTCTCCCCCTGCGATGGGTGACTTTCCGGCTGACGGTAATAGGCTCCATGTGGTCAGTGCTTGTGTGCAATTCATGCAGATCAAGCCTCTGATCCCTGCTATCGAATCTAACTTCTTCATCTGAACTGTAAATATAGCTTGTCACCTTCATCTGCTTCATATCTTTCATCACTTCTACAGGAGTAAGATCAATCACATCATACCTCCCGTTTATCTCACTCATCCTATCGTTGCCACTATAGCTGTACATCACATTCATCCCGACATTCTCAATCACACGTACTACTTCACACACGCTATGCTGCTCACTCATCATATGCTTTTCATTCATTGTATTCTTTTCATTCATTTCACACGTCTGATCCATTTCAAATTTGTTCTTCATCATTCCATTAACCTCCACTTTTCTGAATCCAGATCCACTTCTTTCCCCTGAATCCTCACGGCCCTACATCCCGAGTGTCATTATAGGATATAGAAAAAGTGACGTCTATCGGACCGATGGCGCAGGCGAAAATCCACTTCAAACATAGCAAAAAGAGGCATGAGCCCATGGTCACGCCATAGTCATGCCTCTTCCTGTATCAACCTTGTACCGCTTGTACAGCCCATTATTTCCGTAGGCAGGTTGACCCGTAGAAAAGTTGCGTTGTATTTATTGACATTTATTCGGCCAGTTCCAGGCCCTTCGTTTCCCGGCCCAGGAACAACACAGCGGCTGCGCCAATGAGGATGGTCACGAAGAAAATTGTAAAAATCAGGCTGATTGCCACTTCACGCTGAACCAGCATACCAACCATTAATGGAGCAAGCACGCCCCCAATCCGGCCTACCGATGTGGCAAGACCTACACCTGTGGAACGAACGGAAGTGGGGTACAATTCTGGACTATACGCGTAAAGACCGCCCCAAGCACCCAGATTGAAGAAGGAAAGACAGATCCCTGCGGTCAGAATCGTCGCTTCGGTTGTTGCCAGTCCAAAAGCAATTGCACTTACTGCTGTCAATGTAAGATAAACGACAAGTACAAATTTTCGCCCAAACCGCTCAATGAAGTACGCCGCCGTAAAGTAACCTGGCAGCTGTGCGATCGTCATAATCAGCACGTATTGAAAACTTTTGACCAGGGTAAACCCTTTTGCCATGACCACCGAAGGTAGCCACAGGAACATGCCATAATAGGAGAAAATGACGGTAAACCATAAGATCCAGAGCATCAACGTGGTACGGCGATGAGGTGCTGACCAGACCGTCGCAACCTTTTCGCGGAACGTGATTTTCTTAATCTTGGTATTGTTCTTGTAACGAGGCGGGTCCTGAATGGCACGGCGCAGATATAGCGCATAGAACGCCGGAACGGCACCAATCGCAAAAGCAATTCTCCAGCCGTATTCCGGGATAACAAAGTTGGCAATGAGTGCGGATACAATCCAGCCACCTGCCCAGAAGCTCTCCAGCAGTACGACCGCACGTCCACGTTCTGCCGTAGGCATCGACTCTGATACCAATGTAGATGCCACAGGCAGCTCTCCACCGAGGCCGATACCGGCAATCAGACGCAGCACACACAATACGGCGAATCCGGTGGCCAAGGCTGACAGGCCGCTCGCAATCGTAAATACAAGCAGAGTCCACATCAATATGGCCTTTCGGCCGAAACGGTCCGCAAGTGCCCCCGCAAGCAATGCACCTAGCGCCATACCGATGGAGTTGATACTCGTAAGCACCCCGACTTGTCCGGGACTGAGACTCCATTCCTTGGCGAGTGCAGCCACGATGAAGGAAATCATGCCGACTTCCATTGCATCAAACAGCCAGCTCATGCCGGCACTGAACAGCAGCTTGCGCTGCTTGGGATTCCGCAATACTTCCAGTTTGCTCATGTCTTATAGCTCCCTTGATCTCTATGTAGTCATTCTGACACTAAACCATTATTATGCAGAATGATCCAGAAATCAATGTAAAATACGCATAACCGTTGATCTTATTTCCATACCTTACCCTTTCAGTGAACCCGCTGTCAGACCTGCAACAAAATAACGCTGAAGCAATAGGAACAGCACAATCATCGGAATGGCTGTGACCAGTACACCTGTGAGCATCATCGGATAGTTGGTTACGTATTCCCCGCGGAACTGCATGAGTGCAAGCGGCAAGGTCAGCTTGGACTTACTGGTAAGCATGAGCATCGGAATCAGCAAATCATTCCAGACCATCACAAGCAGGAACGTTGCTGTAGCCGCCAGCGAAGGTGCAGCTAATGGCAGAGCAATCCGGGTGTAAAGTCTCCACTCATTCGCACCGTCCATACTGCCCGCTTCCAGAATTTCCGAATTGAGCATACGCATGAAGCCTGTCAGCATAAATACGGAGACAGGCATCAGCATGGCGGCTGATACTACAATGAGTCCCGTCAGGCTATCTGACCATCCAAGCGTACGCGTGAGGGAATAGATTGGCAGCATACTCACTTGGGACGGTACGATCAAACCCGCCACAAACAAGGCAAACACGATTTTGCCCACACTGCCGCCCCAGCGAACAATGGCATAAGCAATCATGCTGCTAAGCAGCAGCTCAATCGCAACCGTGCCCAGCGTGACGACCAGGCTGTTCCCGAAATACTGCCACATCGGCTGGTTGCGAAACATGCCCGTGAGATTATCCCACGTAAACGGGTCCGGCCAGCTAAATGGACTGATGAAGAAGTTGCTGCTTGTTTTGAACGAAGATACAAATACAAAGTACAGCGGAACAAGGATCAACAGCGCGTACACGAACAGGATCAAACGATTGAACCATTTTAGAATCATATGCCTTCTCCCTCCCTTCTTCTTTACACGATGAAATCAACAACTTGTTCAATCACTCATGTACTTCCAACTTCCCTGCTCACGAGCAGGCCTATCCGTTGGTTAATAGCTCACCCGGTCGGCACGCAGCGCCTTGAACTGCAGCAGCGTTAGCAGCGCAAGCAGCACCAGGAAGATCATGGAACCAGCAGAAGCCAGACCAAACGAATAGCTGCCAAAGGCGGTATGATAGATATATGTCGTCAAAATTTCAGTTGCGTAGTTCGGGCCTCCATCCGTCATCGTGAAAATGAGGTCAAATGCCTTGAACGACTGAATGGTCGTATAGGCCACAACAATTGTTGCCGAAGGTGCCAGCAGCGGCCAGGTCACGGTACGGAATACCTGCCATTTGCTGCCGCCGTCCATGCGCGCCGCTTCGTACAGTTCTGCCGGAATGCCTTGCAGACCTGCGATGAATACGATCATCATCTGTCCGGCATGTGCCCAGACTTGTACAGCGGCAATCGAGTAGATGGCGATCTTCGGATCACCAATCCAGTTGTGGGCCATGCTCCCCATACCTGCCTCGTTCAATCCATAGTTAATTAGCCCGATCGAAGGATCATACATGAAAGCCCAGATCAAACCGACCGATACGGAGGACAGAATTGCCGGCAGGAAATACAATGCCCGAAGCACCACACGTGTCTTGGTATTGCGTACCAGAAGCAGTGCCAGGACAAGTGAAATAAAGGTTTGTGCGATGACAACCGTTAACATGAACTCCACGTTGTTGCCAAAAGCTTTGCGAAATACGATGCTGCTGAGACTGTCCTTGTAATTATCCATTCCTACAAATGCATACGACGGGGATACCCCGTCCCAATCCGTAAAGGAGTAGAACAGCCCCGTCAATGTAGGAAATACGAACAGTGCAACGTACAGCAGCAACCCGGGTAACAGAAACAGGGATAGCTGAATACGGTTCTTCATTGTTTATTTCCCGATATGCTGATCAATGATCGCCTGTGCCTGCTGCGCTGCCTCTTCTGGTGAAGTACCGCTCAGCACGGCCTGAATGGAGTTCGTGACTGCCTTCTGGTTATCTCCGTTCAGGATCGTGAACCGTGGCTGGAACACGGTCTTTTTGTTCGCCCATTCTCCGGCAACCTGAAGCTCGGGTGTATCGTACTTCACGTCATTCACGGTTACATTCTGTCCCGTCTGGTTGGCATATTCGCCAGCTACATCCGGCTTGCTCAGGAATTCAAGGAACTTCTTCGCTTCTTCCGGATGTTTCGACTTGCTGTTCACGGCAAGCATAAACGTGGTGGTATGCACCCCTTCATATTTCGCCTGATCAGCACTTACCGTGATGGGTGCGAGTAATTTTTGCTCCAGATTCGGGTTCTGCTGTTTATTCTGAGCGAGTTGATATGATCCACTTGCCAGCATGGCTGCTTTTTCCTGAATAAACAGTGCGCCAGCCGCAGGGTCTTTTGTACCCAGTGCGTCCTGTTGGAAGTATCCTTTGTCGTTCAATTCCTTGATCTGCGTCAACGTTTTCACCCAGAATTCATCTGTCAGTTTGGCTTCGCCTGCTTCCACTTTGGTAAAAATGTCGTCACTCGGTGCATTGTTCATCACCATCGTATTCATGAATTGGCCTGGGCCAATGTCCGCTCCGGCAAAGGCAATCGGAATGATGCCGTTGTCTTTCAGCGTCTGGCAAAGTGCCAGGAAGCCTTGCCAATCCGTTGGCGGGGTCAGGCCGTATTTTTCAAACAGTTTTACATTATAAATTGGATCGTTATATACGAGTTGATAAGGAATGGCATATTGCTTGCCGTCATGCTGTCCGGCTTCGATCAGCTTTGGATTGTAGGCCGACAGGAATGATGATCCGGTCAGATCCGTGAACAATCCCGCTTTGGTGAAGGCTTCGAACTGTGCGCCAGGGAAGGAAGCAAATACATCCCCAGTCGATCCGTCACTGATCTTGGATTGCACGGTGGATTGGTATTGGTCCGAAGGGAGCG includes:
- the yaaA gene encoding peroxide stress protein YaaA, with amino-acid sequence MRIIISPAKKMKIDTDLMAIAQMPQFINESEQLLSLLQKLSYDELKTMWKCNDAIAEQNVERIRNMNIKANLTPAIYAYEGIQYQYMAPGVFQHEELEYLQQHLRILSGFYGMLRPLDGVTPYRLEMQGRLQGPGFKSLYQFWGSKLADQLQAESNCILNLASKEYSKNITPFLKEETRMITCVFGQMVDGKLVEKATRAKMARGEMVRYMAERKITDVEDIRNFDRLGFVFSEENSDEGNYVFIYSEGK
- a CDS encoding MFS transporter, whose translation is MSKLEVLRNPKQRKLLFSAGMSWLFDAMEVGMISFIVAALAKEWSLSPGQVGVLTSINSIGMALGALLAGALADRFGRKAILMWTLLVFTIASGLSALATGFAVLCVLRLIAGIGLGGELPVASTLVSESMPTAERGRAVVLLESFWAGGWIVSALIANFVIPEYGWRIAFAIGAVPAFYALYLRRAIQDPPRYKNNTKIKKITFREKVATVWSAPHRRTTLMLWILWFTVIFSYYGMFLWLPSVVMAKGFTLVKSFQYVLIMTIAQLPGYFTAAYFIERFGRKFVLVVYLTLTAVSAIAFGLATTEATILTAGICLSFFNLGAWGGLYAYSPELYPTSVRSTGVGLATSVGRIGGVLAPLMVGMLVQREVAISLIFTIFFVTILIGAAAVLFLGRETKGLELAE
- a CDS encoding SDR family NAD(P)-dependent oxidoreductase, encoding MMKIAIVTGGSNGIGKATALELGKRGISVILTYNSYKDRAEAVVKEVEKNAGVRAVALKLNLTQISTFEGFALEVKQYLNDIWDRTTFDYLVNNGGIGGPMMFNEMTEEYFDNILNTNFKGPVFLTQHLVRFMDDHGAIVNTTSSSKNQSFPGYSAYGSLKAAFSTWTRYIAKELAPRNIRVNAVSPGPTHSNFGDGVFDKHPEFIKPLAEQSVFGRIGQPEDLAKVIVNILSDDFGWVTAQDIEVSGGHLL
- a CDS encoding carbohydrate ABC transporter permease, with the translated sequence MILKWFNRLILFVYALLILVPLYFVFVSSFKTSSNFFISPFSWPDPFTWDNLTGMFRNQPMWQYFGNSLVVTLGTVAIELLLSSMIAYAIVRWGGSVGKIVFALFVAGLIVPSQVSMLPIYSLTRTLGWSDSLTGLIVVSAAMLMPVSVFMLTGFMRMLNSEILEAGSMDGANEWRLYTRIALPLAAPSLAATATFLLVMVWNDLLIPMLMLTSKSKLTLPLALMQFRGEYVTNYPMMLTGVLVTAIPMIVLFLLLQRYFVAGLTAGSLKG
- a CDS encoding ABC transporter substrate-binding protein, translating into MKKNKKLILPLVSMLVLSILLSACGGGDNASSGENGSSGSGKVTISFMHWRGEDSEALNNTIDAFEKENPNIHVEMQTLPSDQYQSTVQSKISDGSTGDVFASFPGAQFEAFTKAGLFTDLTGSSFLSAYNPKLIEAGQHDGKQYAIPYQLVYNDPIYNVKLFEKYGLTPPTDWQGFLALCQTLKDNGIIPIAFAGADIGPGQFMNTMVMNNAPSDDIFTKVEAGEAKLTDEFWVKTLTQIKELNDKGYFQQDALGTKDPAAGALFIQEKAAMLASGSYQLAQNKQQNPNLEQKLLAPITVSADQAKYEGVHTTTFMLAVNSKSKHPEEAKKFLEFLSKPDVAGEYANQTGQNVTVNDVKYDTPELQVAGEWANKKTVFQPRFTILNGDNQKAVTNSIQAVLSGTSPEEAAQQAQAIIDQHIGK
- a CDS encoding carbohydrate ABC transporter permease produces the protein MKNRIQLSLFLLPGLLLYVALFVFPTLTGLFYSFTDWDGVSPSYAFVGMDNYKDSLSSIVFRKAFGNNVEFMLTVVIAQTFISLVLALLLVRNTKTRVVLRALYFLPAILSSVSVGLIWAFMYDPSIGLINYGLNEAGMGSMAHNWIGDPKIAIYSIAAVQVWAHAGQMMIVFIAGLQGIPAELYEAARMDGGSKWQVFRTVTWPLLAPSATIVVAYTTIQSFKAFDLIFTMTDGGPNYATEILTTYIYHTAFGSYSFGLASAGSMIFLVLLALLTLLQFKALRADRVSY
- a CDS encoding AraC family transcriptional regulator, whose translation is MKKVIDEIIKLMKCAGTRPIETEVPGLSMIKGDIPAHQLAALYEPMIGFTVQGTKMLSIGERRTTLGGPSYYVLPVHVPAKASVHPDRNGGPYMSLGLAINQNVLQRLLRDLPENLIPTSSAQFAACEMDLEFMEAWLRLLRLTKSTRDIPALAPAYEREILYRVLMGPQGWYLRQLGMRESNFAKISQIVKWFRDNFMRPIDIGEMASKSGMAINTFHRQFKSATGLSPIQFQKQLRLLEARNLIAFEGYAVASAAYQVGYQSASQFNREYSRFFGLSPARDTEKLRRIEHARD
- a CDS encoding prohibitin family protein yields the protein MKNSKTFRVGAITVALVIIVGVLLVTFFVTRIPNGYVGVVYSPNGGVKDSTLSQGWKLVGAFDKVTKYPIRIQTVEYKDIQIATSDGKNITIDFAYNYQVEPSKVSSIFNTFGPISIQEIEDTYLKTRFRDAARKGISKFTVIDVYGEKSSDAGVDVQQRFSDDVKELGFIVSNVTVGVPQPDAKTQEAIDKRVEASQELERKTTELEIAKKEAERKRVEAQGNADKLLIEAEGQAKANKELQQSLSSQLVEYETIKKWDGALPYVSGSNTPMIQLPGTKVEQNSSAGSVSP
- a CDS encoding cell wall hydrolase translates to MMKNKFEMDQTCEMNEKNTMNEKHMMSEQHSVCEVVRVIENVGMNVMYSYSGNDRMSEINGRYDVIDLTPVEVMKDMKQMKVTSYIYSSDEEVRFDSRDQRLDLHELHTSTDHMEPITVSRKVTHRRGRKAGKKAGLVSMFLGACAMTLGLTVAAPSAGAQKLEQGVRSEHVLQLQEQLSDLGYFKAGLTGYYGSITKGAVRKFQQAQGLSADGIAGPATLNRLNKKAKAEGETLRQLAKLIHGEARGESFEGQVAVGAVVLNRVHSNAFPSSIPKVIFQKGQFTAIDDGQFNTKPTATSYKAARKALNGVDPTHGALYYYNPKIATSMWSKSRPTLLTIGQHDFTR